From the Gossypium hirsutum isolate 1008001.06 chromosome A02, Gossypium_hirsutum_v2.1, whole genome shotgun sequence genome, the window TACACATCGAGGTCTAACCTTCACAGCCCTAATGGCTAAACACCAACATACGATAGAGTTTTCAACTTGATTCAAACAAAGTATGATTTTCTTTTGTAATTCATTTTGTATTTACATCTTATTTAGTACATTTATCCGAGATTTGATcctcacttgtaatttttttttcgttgaatggatattattttttaaaaaaaaaccttaccaattaattgaaataaaataaaagcatacTTGCATATTATGTTTATTAACGATACTTAGTAGCATTATAACTAAACTTGTATACCATTGCTGATACATGGAATAATTATATGAAATTGCAATGAGACTTTGAATTCAAGTAATCTACCGACCAAAGTTGGTTCCCCTTGGCTCGTGATACCAACTCAATTAAGGCAAGttctgtttgtttcattgaaaatggtttccaaaaaatattttctacattttCCTGTGTTTGTCTCATGGAAAACAGTTTGGTCAATGGAAAATAACTTACAAGTCAACGAAAAATAAGCCCTTTTTTCTTTGACTCTAGAATGACTTAACCTTTATgggtgattttatttttatataaaaattaacttaagtcaagcttaatattattatattattaataaatttttattttttaaaatatttcaaattaataaaatactataattttcaatactattaaacatacatatttaattatctatatctaaccatataataaattattaatacaatataGAAAAGAAATTAGTAATGGATAATTTTACTCATCGCTTTTTTATACATtgcctagaactactcataactCCTCCCCAACCCTTAATATAGGATATCATTAATGCCCTTCAACATGCTCGAATGCACGGTCTCCTGCATGTGCAACAAGGTCGATGCCAATCGAGCTAAGTCGACAAttttattcatcattttcatttatatatagaAACCTTAAATAGTTATATTTAAGTCATAtgttagttaattatttttactatatcaagTTTGTTGGCAAATTAACgagttaattgcttccaaaaagaaaaagaagtgctAATTATAGTAAGCAAAACTTGGTCATATTATTTACCCACGCTAAGTAAAATAGAAAATGTTTAATTGGTTGTAATTTGGCCTTACTCTATCTATATAAGATggtttgaaacaaaacaaaagacaAAAATCATTCTCTCTTTGTagtgaataaaaataaagtatggctattcaatttaattttgtttcatccatgttaatactagtacttttgtCCATATCATCCGTTGAAGGTCAAGGAGGAGGAGGTGGTGGTGTTATTGATGTTGTTGCAAAGTTTGGTGCAAAGGCAGATGAGAAAACAGATTTGAGTAAGGTAAGCAAAATATCATATAACTTTATAGTTAGCAGATAAAAGTATGCATAACTATTTTCCAAATCTCTTATctttatatttatcttttttatttttttatttggttttagcCATTGTTGGATGCTTGGAAAGAAGCATGTGCCTACACATCTCCGTCAAAAATTGTGATTCCTAAAGGGATATATTTTTTAAGTACAGCTACCTTAGATGGTCCTTTCAAGGCTCCTATTGAGCTTCAAGTTCAAGGCACTGTGAAGGCTCCGGCAGACCCTGGTGCTTTCAAGGAGCCTAAATGGATTGCTTTCAATAgaattgaaattttcaaattgTCTGGCGGAGGAGTTTTTGACGGCCAGGGAACCACTGCTTATAAAAGGGAAGGTTGCAAAGGTCATGATTATTGCGGTTCACTTCCTATTGTAAGTTACTTTCTTATTGAGAAgttatgactttttttttataaatagaattaagtaataattattttttgtttcattcTGGAATTAAACAGAACCTAAGGTTTGATTTTTTAACCAACGCAATGATACAAGATATAACTACCAAAGACAGCAAGCAGTTCTAGGCTAATGTTTTAGGATGCAAAAACATTACTTTCGAACATTTCACCGTATCTACACCTGACGAAAGCCCAAACACAGATGGGATTCACATTGGGAGATCAGATGGGGTCAATGTTCTTAACTCGGAGATAAAAActggtgatgattgtgtttcaattGGGGATGGTTCCAAAAATTTGGTTATTAATGGAGTAACTTGTGGACCAGGACATGGTATCAGTATTGGTAGTCTCGGATTGTTTAAAAATGAAGAACCAGTTGATGGAGTTGCAGTAAAAAATTGCACCATGACTAATACTTCCAATGGTGTTAGAATCAAAACTTGGCCAGGTGCTGAACCTGGCACTTGTTCGAACATTCACTTTGAGGATATTACCGTGACCAATGTCAGTTCTCCTATTATAATTCATCAGAAATATTGCCCATGGaacaaatgcaaaataaatgtatgtacatatttATCAAAATCATAAGAGAGCAAAAAGAGTTAACCGGTCATTGAATCATTATTTTGTTGATGCAGGAAGAATCAAAAGTTAAACTAAGCAACATTAGTTTCAAAAACATTCACGGCACTTCTTCGCGTCCAGAAGCTGTCAAGATTATTTGTAGTGCTACTTTGCCTTGTGAAAATGTGGAACTTGCAGACATTGAAATTACGCATAGTGGACCGACTGGACCATTGAAATTACGCATGGTGGACCGACTGGACCTGCAGTATCACAATGTTCGAATGTGAAGCCTAAAGTTAGTGGCAAACAAAATCCAGCTGCATGTTTTGCTCCTATCCCAGCAAAACCTACCCCGACCGCTTAATCAATAGCATAGGTATAATTTTTTTGATGACGTTGTAActcttataattatatttattttgcaaacaaattttggttttttttttatattctatgttattaagaatatttttcataaacttaattatttttaaaaatacaattcaacaaaAAATATTACATTGTGACAACATTTTATGcatttaggatgacatattaatgcatcatgaagcatagatgtaca encodes:
- the LOC107952397 gene encoding polygalacturonase-like; amino-acid sequence: MAIQFNFVSSMLILVLLSISSVEGQGGGGGGVIDVVAKFGAKADEKTDLSKPLLDAWKEACAYTSPSKIVIPKGIYFLSTATLDGPFKAPIELQVQGTVKAPADPGAFKEPKWIAFNRIEIFKLSGGGVFDGQGTTAYKREGCKGHDYCGSLPIEESKVKLSNISFKNIHGTSSRPEAVKIICSATLPCENVELADIEITHSGPTGPLKLRMVDRLDLQYHNVRM